The Alicyclobacillus macrosporangiidus CPP55 genome segment CGCCCCCGCCCGGGTTCACGCTGGGACGCGCCCTGGCCGCTTACGGCGTGCGTCTTCCGGCGGGCCCGCTCTCCGCGAAGGAGGCGGCGGCCGCCATCGCCGATCAATGGCCCGGGGTCAAGAGGCAGGCGTCGATGACGGGGGCAAAGCCCTCGCCAGCACCTGCGGCGGTGAAGTCCGGGCCGGCGCCCTCGACGGCGACGCCCTCTCCGGCGCCCTCGGCTGCGAAGTCCGGGCCGGCACCGTCCGCGGCCGAGGAGCCATGGGAGCATCCCGTACGACGCGCGCGGCCCGAAGGACCACAGTCCGCACACTCTCATCCCCCTGCACCGGCCGCCCCGGGACTGGTGCCCGCGCCGAGACCGCTCGTGCAGACCGCCTGGCGACGTCTCCTGCGTCCCGGCCCCACTGGGACAGCCCGCGTGCTGCAGGGACTCGACGCCCGCGCCAAGTGGGCGGGCTATGCCCTCCTGACGGCGGGGGTGATGGTTCAAAGCCAGCCCGCCGGCCTCATCGCCGCCACTGGGATCGCCGCGATCCTCAGCGCGGTGGCCAACGTGCCGCTCGGCACCCTGTGGCGGTGGACGCGCCCCATCCTGGGGTTGACCCTGTTCTCCGCGGCGCTGTCCGGGATCCGCTTTGGGCAGGCGGGCCCACTTGGCCTCGGGTTCAACCCCGCCGGGGCGGCCCGCACCCTCGCCACCCTCTACCGGGTCGTGCTGATGGTGTGGTTGAGCGGGCTGCTCTCCTGGACCACCACCGCCCTCGAACTGCGCCAGGCCTTGGAACAGGTGCTCGGCCGCCTGCCCGGGTTGCGGCGCCCGGCGGCCGTCCTTTCGCTGGCGGCCTCGCTGATCATGCGGTTCATTCCCGTAATCGGGGACCAGCTCGACCGGTTCTCCCGCATCGCCCGTGCCCGCGCGAAGTCACCCGCCCCGCCCGGCCGCATCCGGCCTCGGGACTTGCCCGCCGTGACCGTCCCCTTACTGGCGGCGCTGTTTCAGATCGCGGAGGACCTGTCCCTGGCGATGGAGGCGCGCGGATACAGCCAACTCCAACCCCTTGCCCCAGCGGAGCGCGGCACCGTACGATGGTCACGGCGCGATTGGGCAGCCATCGCCATCACCCTTGCCATCACCGCCGGCCTGATCCT includes the following:
- a CDS encoding ATP-binding cassette domain-containing protein, translating into MALEARGLTVTATSGRTLLNAVTCRAEAGDLIVIAGPVGAGKSTLLHALAGLVRPAEGEVRCDDEPLWRGRRPDAGVLRRIGVVFQSPEQQLFARDVAAEFRYSLRPYRLSAAESAHRTRTALARVGLGDDFLPRAPLSLSGGQRRRVAVATSFAPNPDWLLFDEPTAGMDPAAAQRFLDTLKSLREDRRSRGRGGLLIATHDLEAFLPVADRVWVVAEGRLTADVDPAGLWTDPRPLLDAGLTPPPGFTLGRALAAYGVRLPAGPLSAKEAAAAIADQWPGVKRQASMTGAKPSPAPAAVKSGPAPSTATPSPAPSAAKSGPAPSAAEEPWEHPVRRARPEGPQSAHSHPPAPAAPGLVPAPRPLVQTAWRRLLRPGPTGTARVLQGLDARAKWAGYALLTAGVMVQSQPAGLIAATGIAAILSAVANVPLGTLWRWTRPILGLTLFSAALSGIRFGQAGPLGLGFNPAGAARTLATLYRVVLMVWLSGLLSWTTTALELRQALEQVLGRLPGLRRPAAVLSLAASLIMRFIPVIGDQLDRFSRIARARAKSPAPPGRIRPRDLPAVTVPLLAALFQIAEDLSLAMEARGYSQLQPLAPAERGTVRWSRRDWAAIAITLAITAGLILLR